The following DNA comes from Phytohabitans rumicis.
GGTCCGGCTCTTCTGGTCGTACGTCATGGAGCTGGGCCCGCGTGAGCTGCCCACGTTCGTCTCGCCGACCGGTGACGAGCTGGCGATGCAGGCGTTCGTGCTCGGCGAGGAGACCAACCTCGACCCGGAAGAGGACGAAGACTAGCGGCCCTCGAAGAGCGGCTTCTGCTTGTTGACGAAGGCGGTTGTGGCGTTCCGATGGTCGGCGGTGGCGCCGGTGATCGCCTGCGCCTGTGCCTCGGCCGCGAGGGCCTCGGACAGCGTGCCGGCGTCGCCGACCGAGAGCTGGCGCTTGATCGCCCCGTACGCGACGGTCGGGCCGGCCGCCAGGCGGGCGGCGAACTCCTGCGCGGTGGGCAGCACCAGATCGTCGTCGTCCACCAGCCGGGTGAGCAGGCCGAGCCGCACGGCCTCGGCCGACGGCACGGGCTCGGCCAGCATGAGCAGCTCGATGGCCTTGGCGTGGCCGACCAGCCGGGGCAGCGACCAGGAGGCGCCGGTGTCGGCGGCGAGCCCGACGTTGGCGAACGCCATGAGGAAGCTGGTCTTGGGTCCGCCGACCCGGAAGTCCGCGAGGAACGCGAGCGACGCGCCGGCGCCGGCGGCCATCCCGCGGACCGCGGCGACCACCGGCTTCGGCATGTTGGCCAGGCTGGACGCGATCGGGTTGTAGTGCGCCCGGACGGTGCCCAGCGGGTCGATCGAGCCGGACTCCAGGGTCTCCACGTGCTCGCGGAGATCCTGCCCCACGCAGAACGCCCGGCCCGCGCCGGTGAGCACGACGGCCCGGCAGGACCGGTCCCGCTCAAGGTCGGCGAGCGTGTCGCGCAGGGCCTCCTTCAGGGCCGTGTCCAGCGAGTTCAGCGAGTCCGGCCGGTTGAGCGTGAGGGTCACGACGGCGCCGGCGCGGTCGACGAGAAGCGGATCACTCAAGATTGTTGGCCCTTCTTCTGGTCCAGGCAGAGATCCACGTAGCGGTCGGCGGCGGGGCGCAGGCGCGCGGCGTGGCGGTCGAAGAACGCGGCCGCGCTGGTGCCGGCCCAGCGCTCGGGGAGCAGTGCCGGCGGCAGTTGCGGGTCCCGAAATAGAAACGTACGCCAGGCGTGCACGAGCCGGAACCGCGCCGCGTACGCCTCTTCGTCGGTGCTGCGGCTGGTGACCTGGGTGAGCAGGTCGCGCTGCTCGGTGACGAACCGCTCGTACGCCGTGCCGATCTCGGAGAGGTCCCAGGCGCGCCGGACCACGCCCATCGCCCCTGGCCCGCCCATGGCGTGGCTGGCGGTGAACCGCTCATACCGGATGCCGCCCTCGCTGAGCAGCCCGTCGACGTCCTCGCCGGGGCGCGGCGCCACCCATGTGCGCTCATCGAGCGCCCCATAGCCGAGGTACGCCAGGTTGTCGCCCAGCCGCTGGCGGTCGCGCCGGGACGGGGGCGGGTCGAGCACGATCAGGTCGAAGCGGCCGTCCCAGCTGATCTTGCCGGTGCGATAGATCCGACTTGCCGCTTCGTCCAACCGGCGGGCGGCTTTTGGGGTCAGCAGGTACCCGGGGCCCACGGAAAGCCGTAGCGGATGAAGCCACCCTTGCCGGACCATACGGGACACCGCGGTACGGACGGCTGGCGGCGCGATCCCAAGCGGCGCGAGCAACCTGACCAGGGCGGCAACCGGCGCGCGGCCACCCCGGGGACGGAGGTAGTCGCCGTAGAGGTCGAAGAGCGCCGACCGTGCCTGCATGACGGGACATTGTGACAGCCAACTTCAGGATAAGCTAGATGCTGTCACATCAATCCGGCTTCAGTTTGGGCTCAGCGGGTTTCATCAGGGAAAATCGTTGGTCGGCACCGCGGGCCGTGAGCGCGGTGACGCTGACGAAGTGGCTGTGGGGAGACCCACCGACCCTGGCGTAGAGGTCTGAGGGGAGACAACATGGCGGCGATGAAGCCGCGGACGGGCGACGGTCCGCTGGAGGTCACCAAGGAGGGCCGGGGCATCGTCATGCGGGTTCCGCTGGAGGGTGGTGGCCGGCTCGTCGTTGAGATGACTCCCGACGAGGCGAACGCGCTCGGTGACGCGCTGAAGGCCGCCGCCGGCTAGCTGTCACTGAATATGTGAGGCCCGCCGGGACGGCAGCGTGGCCGTGCCGGCGGGCCTCTCTGTCATGATCATGGAGGTGTCCAGGGTGTTGGCCGTTCGCGTCGCGACGGAGCCGGGTGGCGGGCGCACCGTCGTACTCCCGGTGGTGGCCGGGGACGGTGGGCCCGAGCTGCCCCGTTTGGCACTGGGCCTGCCAGCCGACGCGCTCGCGGAAGCCACCGCGGTGCTCGTCGAGGTGGGCGACGGCGCGTACGCGCTGCCGCGGCCCCTGCGCACCCCTGGCCGCCTCCTGCTCGTCCCGGTGGACACCGGCGACGAGGCCGGTTGGCGCGCCGCCGGAGCGGCCATCAGCAGGGCGTACGGCGATGAGATGTCGATCACTATCGCGATGCCGGCCGATGCGCCGCCGGCCGCCGTACGCGGGCTGGCCGAAGGGCTGTGGCTGGCCGCGTACGCGTTCCGGATGCCCCCCGATTCCGACCCCGACCGCGATGTGACGATCGCCGTCGACCGGCCCGACCGCTACGAGGCCGCGCTGGCCACCGCCCGCGCCACCGCGGAGGCCACCGTGCTGGCCCGCGACCTGACCAACACGCCGTCGTCGCTCAAGACCCCGGCCTGGCTCGCCGACCAGGTGGTCGCGGCGGCCGCCGGGCGCCCCGGCGTCACCGTCACCGTCCGGGAGCCGGCCCAACTCGCCGCCGAGGGGTTCGGCGGCGTACTCGCGGTCGGCGGCGGCTCGGCCAGCCCGCCCCGCCTGGTCGAGCTGAGCTGGCGCCCTCCGGCCGAAGCGGGCCGGCCGGCACTGCCGCACGTGGTGCTCGTCGGCAAGGGCATCACCTTCGACACCGGCGGCATCTCGATCAAGCCGCGGGACAGCATGAAGCTGATGCGCAAGGACATGGGGGGCGCGGCGACGATCCTCGCGGCCACGCTGGGCGCCGCGGCCCTGCGGCTACCCGTACGGGTGACCGCGCTCGCCCCGCTCGCGGAAAACCTGATCAGCGGCTCGGCGTACCGGCCGGGCGACGTGATCAAGCACTACGGCGGGCTCACCAGCGAGTCGACCAACTCGGACGCCGAGGGTCGCCTGGTGCTCGCCGACGCGCTGGCGTACGCGGTGGAGCGCCTGTCGCCGGACCTGCTCATCGACCTCGCGACCCTGACCGGCGCGAACGCCGTGGCCCTCGGCAAGCGCACGGCCGCCCTCTACAGCGACAGCGACGAACTGGCCGGCGCCCTGCTCGACGCGGCCGCGGAGGCCGGCGAGCTGGCCTGGCGCATGCCGCTGCACGGTGACTACGTCGAGTACCTCGGCAGCGACCTGGCCGACCTCTACAGCGCGCCGGACCGCGGCGCCGGCTCGGTGGTGGCCGCGCTGTACCTGCGGGAGTTCGTCGGTGACCGGCGGGACCGCTGGGCACACATGGACATGTCCGCCCCGTCGTGGTCCGACAACGCCGACGGCGTGCTCGCCAAGGGCGCCACCGGTTATGGCGTGCGCACCCTGTTGCGCTGGCTAGCCGCGCTTGACGGCGGCCAGCAGGCCCTCGCCGGCCGGTAGCAGCGCCGGGATCCACTCGTCGGCCTCGCGGACCGCCTTGATGACCTCGCGGATCGTCACGGTCTCGAGGTCGCGCGCGGCGGGGTCGGCGATCCGGCCGCCGGCCAGCG
Coding sequences within:
- a CDS encoding enoyl-CoA hydratase-related protein; translated protein: MSDPLLVDRAGAVVTLTLNRPDSLNSLDTALKEALRDTLADLERDRSCRAVVLTGAGRAFCVGQDLREHVETLESGSIDPLGTVRAHYNPIASSLANMPKPVVAAVRGMAAGAGASLAFLADFRVGGPKTSFLMAFANVGLAADTGASWSLPRLVGHAKAIELLMLAEPVPSAEAVRLGLLTRLVDDDDLVLPTAQEFAARLAAGPTVAYGAIKRQLSVGDAGTLSEALAAEAQAQAITGATADHRNATTAFVNKQKPLFEGR
- a CDS encoding PaaX family transcriptional regulator is translated as MQARSALFDLYGDYLRPRGGRAPVAALVRLLAPLGIAPPAVRTAVSRMVRQGWLHPLRLSVGPGYLLTPKAARRLDEAASRIYRTGKISWDGRFDLIVLDPPPSRRDRQRLGDNLAYLGYGALDERTWVAPRPGEDVDGLLSEGGIRYERFTASHAMGGPGAMGVVRRAWDLSEIGTAYERFVTEQRDLLTQVTSRSTDEEAYAARFRLVHAWRTFLFRDPQLPPALLPERWAGTSAAAFFDRHAARLRPAADRYVDLCLDQKKGQQS
- a CDS encoding DUF3117 domain-containing protein encodes the protein MAAMKPRTGDGPLEVTKEGRGIVMRVPLEGGGRLVVEMTPDEANALGDALKAAAG
- a CDS encoding leucyl aminopeptidase family protein, with amino-acid sequence MLAVRVATEPGGGRTVVLPVVAGDGGPELPRLALGLPADALAEATAVLVEVGDGAYALPRPLRTPGRLLLVPVDTGDEAGWRAAGAAISRAYGDEMSITIAMPADAPPAAVRGLAEGLWLAAYAFRMPPDSDPDRDVTIAVDRPDRYEAALATARATAEATVLARDLTNTPSSLKTPAWLADQVVAAAAGRPGVTVTVREPAQLAAEGFGGVLAVGGGSASPPRLVELSWRPPAEAGRPALPHVVLVGKGITFDTGGISIKPRDSMKLMRKDMGGAATILAATLGAAALRLPVRVTALAPLAENLISGSAYRPGDVIKHYGGLTSESTNSDAEGRLVLADALAYAVERLSPDLLIDLATLTGANAVALGKRTAALYSDSDELAGALLDAAAEAGELAWRMPLHGDYVEYLGSDLADLYSAPDRGAGSVVAALYLREFVGDRRDRWAHMDMSAPSWSDNADGVLAKGATGYGVRTLLRWLAALDGGQQALAGR